The Plasmodium knowlesi strain H genome assembly, chromosome: 12 sequence attcttttaaaaaaaaataaatggggctttaaaataaatatatataatatgtatccacctttgtatatatatatgtatatatgtatgcatgtatgtatgtgtaagtaTGCACTTATTATATATGATATGTTAGATATGCTATATTACTTGAAAATTAATTCAAAGATGAGAGAGGCGAgcaacaaattaaaaacactACACACGGTCTGCCGTTATTGttcatataaataaatatatatgcgtgtatatatttatttatctccctgtatttatatattaaaaaaaatattaatacaGGGAAGAATATATCCACTTGTATGTGCTGTGATGTGTAGACATATCTTCACGCCGCATATACACAAACATGAACGCCTGGAATACGCGCATATACACTCGGCATGCAGGTATGCATATGGACAAGGAGCTgcgcacacatatgtatgcacatatatatgtgtacatatatacatgaatACATATGCACGCATATGCACAACTTACGCACATACATATCCATATACTCATAACATACGCATGCGCACATTTGATATGGTTGTATAATAAGAACACTATATGGCAGTTTGAAAATGTATAATACAGCATAGAAtaggatgaattttttttttttttttttttttaaatgtacaaTTCTCATTTACAAAGTATCTTTGGTCTTAAAAATGTATCTCCCACGTGAACTCTAGTACTGATTTCTGGcttctttgaaaaaaaaaaaaaaaaaaaaaaaaaaaaaaaagggggtttACAAATAATCCGCAACctgatggggaaaaaaaagggggaaaattatGCAACCGTGTGTGGCAATTAcgcaaataaataaataaatatatatatatatgtgtttataTGTGAGAACGCATTTATGCTAATGCTGTTCGTTGCTCCATCGCAAGTACCTCCAAAGGCATCTCCTCAATTTGCGTGCTGTAGTAGGACTCGATTTTCTTCAACTTGTCCTTCTCCTTGTCGTCGTTGGTGACAAAGTTGATGGCAACTCCCTTACGACCGAATCGACCGGAACGACCAATTCTGTGAATGTACGTGTCGGGCGAGGTGGGCAAGTCGTAGTTAATGACTAGGGACACTTGCTGGACATCAATACCTCTAGCTAACAAATCGGTGGTAACCAAAACTCTTGTTGAGCCCGACCTAAATTCTCTCATAATTAAATCTCTGTCTTTCTGGTCCATATCACCATGCATGCAGGATACGGTAAAAAGTCGGTTGTGCATTTCCTGGGTTAAAATGTCGACCTTTTTTCTGGTGTTACAATATATAATACTCTGGGTGATGGTTAGTGTTTCATATAAATCACATAAGGTGTCTAAtttccattcttccttttccacggCCACGTAAAATTGTCGGATACCTTCCAACGTTAATTCGTCCTTTTTGACTAATATAGTTTTTGGGTCTCTCATAAATCTGGTGGTCAGTTCTAAAATTTCCTGTGGCATCGTGGCAGAGAACAAGGCAACCTGGATATCTGGGaccaactttttaaaaacttcatATATTTGTGCCTTGAATCCTCTAGAGAGCATTTCGTCTGCCTCAtccaaaatgaataatttcAACCTATCCACTCCCAAGTGCCTCTTGTCAATCATATCGTACACTCTACCAGGGGTTCCAACAACCATGTGCACACCTTGCTTCAGTTTGTCTATGTCTTCTCGCACGACGGTTCCTCCGACACAAGCGTGGCACTTAACCTTGAGGTAATCTCCCAGGGCCAAAACAACCTACGCGGGGagagggaaagaaatggagaaaattttcataaatatttaaaatttaaaaacaaattcaaACAAATTAATACAGGtgcaaaggaagagaaaaaaaaaaaaaaaaaaaaaaaagcggggAGGCTTAACCACGATGCCTCCTCCTTCGATCAACATGCACACGTGGCTATCGCATAATCACGTATTTTCTGTCATCAAATTTACCTTCTGGATTTGTTGAGCCAACTCACGGGTTGGGGCTAAAATTAAAGCCTGGCATGCAACAACATCGTAGTTAATTAactgaagagaagaaatgaCAAAGGTGGCAGTCTTTCCCGTTCCCGATTGTGCTTGACCAATGGTGTCGTATCCATTCAATATTGGCTTAATACCTCTTTGCTGAATGGCTGATGGTTTTTCAAAACCGTAGGAATAAATACCtcttaataatttttcattcaaGCCAAGTGCGTCAAATGTGTCAACGATTTCTTCAGTATTTCCTTCAATGTCATTTTCATTGGTAAATTTTTCGTCCTTGGTGCTCATTTTTACTTAATCTGAggtgcgcaaaaaaaatttttaaatatatatgtatatatatatatgactTGGTTAGAGCATATTGTGAAAAAGGTTTTGCAAAGTGAGTCCCCCGCGTTCAGCTAGATCAGAGCAGATGGACAACTGTAACACATGAAAGGCAACAATATAATGGTGTCGGCTAATGGTAATATGCTTTCAAAAAGGCTTGCTTATAAAAGAATGAATATATAGTGCCGAACAGAACGTAGTCGTCAGATGGttagaaagaaaaggtgAACAATCACACACAGGTTACATATGCAGCTATATGTGTCGCTAAATATGCGAACgggtacacacacacacacacacaagcACGTAAACGCTCCGCTCCACTAGCAAAAACGTGGATGATGAAcccccacacacatacacacacacacgatAACACGAATTTTACCTGTGGGGTAAAAGGTGTGTCCTCGAGGTGGTGGTTAATATGTTCCGCAATGGAGATTGActaaagaacaaaaagcGTGTAATGTGCGTGCGcacgaaatatatatatgtgtacaagtTATTTGTAGAGTCCTCTCCGTTTGGGTTTACTAAACGAAGAACATTTATTACAATACGTATATGTGAACATTACAGGCAATGTTTCGTAAATGCGGCGCCAGGAAAAAAAGCGCGacttacataaaaaatacgTTTAAGTAGATAAG is a genomic window containing:
- a CDS encoding eukaryotic initiation factor 4a, putative; its protein translation is MSTKDEKFTNENDIEGNTEEIVDTFDALGLNEKLLRGIYSYGFEKPSAIQQRGIKPILNGYDTIGQAQSGTGKTATFVISSLQLINYDVVACQALILAPTRELAQQIQKVVLALGDYLKVKCHACVGGTVVREDIDKLKQGVHMVVGTPGRVYDMIDKRHLGVDRLKLFILDEADEMLSRGFKAQIYEVFKKLVPDIQVALFSATMPQEILELTTRFMRDPKTILVKKDELTLEGIRQFYVAVEKEEWKLDTLCDLYETLTITQSIIYCNTRKKVDILTQEMHNRLFTVSCMHGDMDQKDRDLIMREFRSGSTRVLVTTDLLARGIDVQQVSLVINYDLPTSPDTYIHRIGRSGRFGRKGVAINFVTNDDKEKDKLKKIESYYSTQIEEMPLEVADYL